One genomic segment of Pongo abelii isolate AG06213 chromosome 13, NHGRI_mPonAbe1-v2.0_pri, whole genome shotgun sequence includes these proteins:
- the TMEM141 gene encoding transmembrane protein 141 isoform X1, producing MVNLGLSRVDDAVAAKHPVGCVQVSCGWERTHPPAPPWLPSRGRQVTLPAGAGGLARWAPACPGYRLMGTSALCRHRHGLRLADVHSEEVSIPFAVEPSSGRGCRLCGQLRGDKSGVREMQQPLALPGDRAAPQRHEHRSAKLGELQPGHGGLGAGGVWNTAFMPPDPRLTLPTP from the exons ATGGTGAACTTGGGTCTGTCCCGGGTGGACGACGCCGTGGCTGCCAAGCACCCG GTAGGCTGCGTCCAGGTGTCCTGCGGCTGGGAGAGAACGCACCCTCCTGCCCCGCCCTGGCTCCCCAGCAGGGGGCGCCAAGTCACCTTGCCCGCAGGTGCTGGGGGCCTGGCAAGGTGGGCCCCGGCCTGTCCCGGGTACAGGCTGATGGGGACCTCGGCTCTTTGCAGGCACCGGCATGGCCTTCGGCTTGCAGATGTTCATTCAGAGGAAGTTTCCATACCCTTTGCAGTGGAGCCTTCTAGTGGCCGTGG TTGCAGGCTCTGTGGCCAGCTACGGGGTGACAAGAGTGGAGTCAGAGAAATGCAGCAACCTCTGGCTCTTCCTGGAGACCGGGCAGCTCCCCAAAGACATGAGCACAG ATCAGCGAAGCTAGGAGAGCTCCAGCCGGGGCACGGAGGATTGGGGGCAGGAGGAGTCTGGAACACAGCCTTCATGCCCCCTGACCCCAGGCTGACCCTCCCCACACCCTAG
- the TMEM141 gene encoding transmembrane protein 141 isoform X2 yields the protein MVNLGLSRVDDAVAAKHPPGCAQRRDRRGGEGRGQGIEPSPASATPGTRGVCRMPVTRLHEGRFHLRHRHRHGLRLADVHSEEVSIPFAVEPSSGRGCRLCGQLRGDKSGVREMQQPLALPGDRAAPQRHEHRSAKLGELQPGHGGLGAGGVWNTAFMPPDPRLTLPTP from the exons ATGGTGAACTTGGGTCTGTCCCGGGTGGACGACGCCGTGGCTGCCAAGCACCCG CCAGGGTGTGCCCAGAGGAGGGACAGGAGAGGCGGTGAAGGAAGAGGGCAGGGGATCGAGCCTTCACCCGCCTCTGCCACCCCAGGGACTCGGGGAGTATGCCGCATGCCAGTCACACGCCTTCATGAAGGGCGTTTTCACCTTCGTCACAG GCACCGGCATGGCCTTCGGCTTGCAGATGTTCATTCAGAGGAAGTTTCCATACCCTTTGCAGTGGAGCCTTCTAGTGGCCGTGG TTGCAGGCTCTGTGGCCAGCTACGGGGTGACAAGAGTGGAGTCAGAGAAATGCAGCAACCTCTGGCTCTTCCTGGAGACCGGGCAGCTCCCCAAAGACATGAGCACAG ATCAGCGAAGCTAGGAGAGCTCCAGCCGGGGCACGGAGGATTGGGGGCAGGAGGAGTCTGGAACACAGCCTTCATGCCCCCTGACCCCAGGCTGACCCTCCCCACACCCTAG
- the TMEM141 gene encoding transmembrane protein 141 isoform X3, which produces MVNLGLSRVDDAVAAKHPGLGEYAACQSHAFMKGVFTFVTGTGMAFGLQMFIQRKFPYPLQWSLLVAVVAGSVASYGVTRVESEKCSNLWLFLETGQLPKDMSTDQRS; this is translated from the exons ATGGTGAACTTGGGTCTGTCCCGGGTGGACGACGCCGTGGCTGCCAAGCACCCG GGACTCGGGGAGTATGCCGCATGCCAGTCACACGCCTTCATGAAGGGCGTTTTCACCTTCGTCACAG GCACCGGCATGGCCTTCGGCTTGCAGATGTTCATTCAGAGGAAGTTTCCATACCCTTTGCAGTGGAGCCTTCTAGTGGCCGTGG TTGCAGGCTCTGTGGCCAGCTACGGGGTGACAAGAGTGGAGTCAGAGAAATGCAGCAACCTCTGGCTCTTCCTGGAGACCGGGCAGCTCCCCAAAGACATGAGCACAG ATCAGCGAAGCTAG
- the CCDC183 gene encoding coiled-coil domain-containing protein 183 isoform X1 gives MRRHSETDVEEQTQELKTITQLQEQCRALQIQGMKENTDQNKATLALLRSNIRGGAQDWALAKKYDQWTISKACGKNLPLRLAHCRSTMEVVREKLRKYVFDRVNMHNLLIHLVRRRGKKLESMQLELASLRSQPDASKEELRLLQIIRQLENNIEKTMVKIITSQNIHLLYLDLLDYLKTVLAGYPIELDKLQNLVVNYCSELSDMKIMSQDAMMITDEVKRNMRQREASFIEERRARENQLNQQKKLIDKIHTKETSEKYRRGQMDLDFPSNLMSMETLKLRRKETSTAEMEYQAGVTAVVEKVKSAVRCSHVWDIAGRFLAQRNTEENLELQMEECEERRVQLKALVKQLELEEAVLKFRQKPSSISFKSIEKKMTDMLEEEEERLQLAHSNMTKGQKLLLTIQMGIDNLYVRLMGITLPATQREVVLSDTLDLNSKLAYCEGKLTYLADRVQMVSRTEESYTKVRDALESSTLKEKYNTRISFEDREEDMIDTFQFADMDHSYVPSRAEIKRQAQRLIEGKLKAAKKKKK, from the exons ATGAGGAGGCACAGTGAGACAGACGTGGAGGAGCAGACCCAGGAGCTGAAGACCATCACTCAGCTCCAGG AGCAGTGTCGGGCACTCCAGATCCAAGGGATGAAAGAGAATACGGACCAGAACAAGGCCACGCTGGCCCTCTTGCGCAGCAACATCCGCGGTGGGGCCCAGGACTGGGCTTTGGCCAAGAAG TATGACCAGTGGACCATCTCCAAGGCCTGCGGGAAAAACTTGCCTTTGCGACTGGCGCACTGCCGCAGCACCATGGAG GTGGTGCGGGAGAAGCTGCGCAAGTACGTCTTCGACCGCGTGAACATGCACAACCTACTGATCCACCTGGTGCGGCGGCGCGGGAAGAAGCTGGAGAGCATGCAGCTGGAGCTGGCCAGCCTGCGGAGCCAGCCAGACGCCAGCAAGGAGGAGCTGCGGTTGCTGCAG ATCATCCGCCAGCTGGAGAATAACATCGAGAAGACAATGGTCAAGATCATCACCAGCCAGAACATCCACCTGCTGTATCTGGATCTGCTGGATTATCTGAAGACA GTGCTGGCAGGATATCCCATCGAGCTGGACAAGCTGCAGAACCTCGTGGTCAACTACTGCTCAGAGCTGTCGGATATGAAGATCATGTCCCAAGACGCCATGATGATTACGGATGAGGTCAAG AGGAACATGAGGCAAAGGGAGGCGTCCTTCATCGAGGAGCGCCGGGCAAGGGAGAACCAGCTCAACCAGCAGAAGAAGCTGATCGACAAGATCCACACGAAAGAGACCAGCGAAAAGTACCGCCGG GGCCAGATGGACTTGGACTTCCCCTCGAACCTGATGAGCATGGAGACCCTGAAAT TGAGGAGAAAAGAGACCTCCACAGCAGAAATGGAATACCAGGCGGGTGTGACTGCTGTGGTGGAGAAGGTCAAGAGTGCTGTACGGTGCTCTCACGTCTGG GACATCGCTGGCCGCTTCCTGGCCCAGAGGAACACGGAGGAGAACCTGGAGCTGCAGATGGAGGAGTGTGAGGAGCGGCGGGTGCAGCTGAAGGCCCTGGTGAAGcagctggagctggaggaggCCGTGCTCAAGTTCCGCCAGAAGCCTAGCTCCATCAG CTTCAAGTCCATTGAGAAGAAGATGACAGACATgctagaagaggaagaagagaggctCCAGCTCGCGCACAGCAACATGACCAAGGGCCAGAAGCTGCTGCTGACCATCCAGATGGGCATCGACAACCTCTATGTCCGGCTGATGGGCATTACCTTGCCTGCGACCCAG AGAGAAGTGGTGCTCTCCGACACCCTCGATTTGAACAGCAAGCTGGCGTATTGCGAGGGGAAGCTCACGTACCTGGCTGACAGAGTGCAGATGGTGTCCAGGACCGAAGAG AGCTACACAAAGGTGAGGGACGCCCTGGAGTCCTCGACTCTGAAGGAGAAGTACAACACCAGGATCAGCTTTGAGGACCGGGAGGAGGATATGATCG ACACCTTCCAGTTCGCCGACATGGACCACAGCTACGTCCCTTCGCGCGCCGAGATCAAGAGGCAGGCGCAGCGGCTAATCGAGGGGAAGCTCAAGGCggccaagaaaaagaagaagtag
- the CCDC183 gene encoding coiled-coil domain-containing protein 183 isoform X2, which yields MRRHSETDVEEQTQELKTITQLQEQCRALQIQGMKENTDQNKATLALLRSNIRGGAQDWALAKKYDQWTISKACGKNLPLRLAHCRSTMEVVREKLRKYVFDRVNMHNLLIHLVRRRGKKLESMQLELASLRSQPDASKEELRLLQIIRQLENNIEKTMVKIITSQNIHLLYLDLLDYLKTVLAGYPIELDKLQNLVVNYCSELSDMKIMSQDAMMITDEVKRNMRQREASFIEERRARENQLNQQKKLIDKIHTKETSEKYRRGQMDLDFPSNLMSMETLKLRRKETSTAEMEYQAGVTAVVEKVKSAVRCSHVWDIAGRFLAQRNTEENLELQMEECEERRVQLKALVKQLELEEAVLKFRQKPSSISFKSIEKKMTDMLEEEEERLQLAHSNMTKGQKLLLTIQMGIDNLYVRLMGITLPATQQAGVLRGEAHVPG from the exons ATGAGGAGGCACAGTGAGACAGACGTGGAGGAGCAGACCCAGGAGCTGAAGACCATCACTCAGCTCCAGG AGCAGTGTCGGGCACTCCAGATCCAAGGGATGAAAGAGAATACGGACCAGAACAAGGCCACGCTGGCCCTCTTGCGCAGCAACATCCGCGGTGGGGCCCAGGACTGGGCTTTGGCCAAGAAG TATGACCAGTGGACCATCTCCAAGGCCTGCGGGAAAAACTTGCCTTTGCGACTGGCGCACTGCCGCAGCACCATGGAG GTGGTGCGGGAGAAGCTGCGCAAGTACGTCTTCGACCGCGTGAACATGCACAACCTACTGATCCACCTGGTGCGGCGGCGCGGGAAGAAGCTGGAGAGCATGCAGCTGGAGCTGGCCAGCCTGCGGAGCCAGCCAGACGCCAGCAAGGAGGAGCTGCGGTTGCTGCAG ATCATCCGCCAGCTGGAGAATAACATCGAGAAGACAATGGTCAAGATCATCACCAGCCAGAACATCCACCTGCTGTATCTGGATCTGCTGGATTATCTGAAGACA GTGCTGGCAGGATATCCCATCGAGCTGGACAAGCTGCAGAACCTCGTGGTCAACTACTGCTCAGAGCTGTCGGATATGAAGATCATGTCCCAAGACGCCATGATGATTACGGATGAGGTCAAG AGGAACATGAGGCAAAGGGAGGCGTCCTTCATCGAGGAGCGCCGGGCAAGGGAGAACCAGCTCAACCAGCAGAAGAAGCTGATCGACAAGATCCACACGAAAGAGACCAGCGAAAAGTACCGCCGG GGCCAGATGGACTTGGACTTCCCCTCGAACCTGATGAGCATGGAGACCCTGAAAT TGAGGAGAAAAGAGACCTCCACAGCAGAAATGGAATACCAGGCGGGTGTGACTGCTGTGGTGGAGAAGGTCAAGAGTGCTGTACGGTGCTCTCACGTCTGG GACATCGCTGGCCGCTTCCTGGCCCAGAGGAACACGGAGGAGAACCTGGAGCTGCAGATGGAGGAGTGTGAGGAGCGGCGGGTGCAGCTGAAGGCCCTGGTGAAGcagctggagctggaggaggCCGTGCTCAAGTTCCGCCAGAAGCCTAGCTCCATCAG CTTCAAGTCCATTGAGAAGAAGATGACAGACATgctagaagaggaagaagagaggctCCAGCTCGCGCACAGCAACATGACCAAGGGCCAGAAGCTGCTGCTGACCATCCAGATGGGCATCGACAACCTCTATGTCCGGCTGATGGGCATTACCTTGCCTGCGACCCAG CAAGCTGGCGTATTGCGAGGGGAAGCTCACGTACCTGGCTGA